The following are encoded in a window of Candidatus Taylorbacteria bacterium genomic DNA:
- a CDS encoding pilin, translating to MQQVKKTENSMYKKMIFLFAFGIFFLSPLSLAHAQFDPNVVCFMGGDSKCLIPCDGVTKECTFDSFVQLVQNLINYLILLSIPLCAIAFAWAGFLIVTSGGSEERVTQGKAIFGKVLWGFLFVLGAWLIVYTITTGLLLNSSDYTLLK from the coding sequence ATGCAACAAGTAAAAAAAACAGAAAATAGTATGTATAAGAAAATGATTTTTCTCTTTGCTTTCGGGATTTTCTTTTTATCTCCGTTGTCCCTTGCCCATGCCCAATTTGACCCCAATGTTGTTTGTTTTATGGGAGGTGACTCAAAATGTCTGATTCCTTGCGACGGTGTCACTAAGGAATGCACTTTCGACTCCTTTGTTCAGCTCGTTCAAAACCTCATCAACTATCTCATCCTGCTTTCAATTCCTCTCTGCGCCATCGCTTTTGCCTGGGCGGGATTCCTCATAGTCACTTCAGGAGGGTCAGAAGAAAGGGTAACTCAAGGTAAGGCGATTTTCGGCAAAGTGCTCTGGGGATTTCTCTTCGTTCTCGGCGCGTGGCTTATCGTGTATACTATTACTACAGGTTTATTGCTCAATTCTTCTGATTATACGTTGTTAAAATAG
- a CDS encoding pilin, protein MRKTFKKLISTGLIVVSIFAFTSVASALPPSNTSGGNFPSNTSGSNTPSNTSGSSDCNGLTTGTGISNPLKGGCSLYNLIELVINNVVLPIGGVIVVFFIIYSGYLLVVSAGNEEKVSKAKKAITYTLIGAAILLGSWVISTAIKNTIEQITVTPQAIPNR, encoded by the coding sequence ATGAGGAAAACTTTTAAAAAATTGATATCGACAGGTTTAATAGTCGTCTCTATCTTTGCCTTTACTTCTGTTGCTTCCGCTCTTCCACCGTCAAATACTTCGGGGGGAAATTTTCCTTCTAACACGTCGGGGAGTAATACTCCTTCTAACACTTCAGGAAGCTCAGATTGCAACGGTCTCACTACTGGGACGGGCATTTCCAATCCGCTTAAAGGAGGCTGTAGTCTTTATAATCTCATCGAACTCGTAATAAATAACGTTGTTCTACCGATAGGTGGGGTGATTGTCGTTTTCTTCATTATTTATTCTGGGTATCTCTTGGTCGTTTCAGCTGGAAACGAAGAGAAGGTGAGTAAAGCCAAAAAAGCCATTACGTACACTCTCATCGGCGCGGCAATTCTTCTTGGGTCTTGGGTGATTTCGACCGCCATCAAAAATACAATCGAGCAAATTACCGTCACACCACAGGCAATCCCCAACAGATAA
- a CDS encoding PEP/pyruvate-binding domain-containing protein, with the protein MKILKDFSKINKNDSAIAGGKGASLGEMTSVFAKATTGQASWYNPVPPGFVLLANAFERFLEETDLNVEIDTILHTVQHREIHTVDSASEKIQALVKGAKMPEDIAKEIKSSFKKLGAKFVAVRSSATAEDSTEAAWAGQLDSYLNTTEKNVLEKVQHCWASLFTPRAIFYRFELHDKNRGTDQTRNNTRIHTKLEKVSVAVVIQKMVESEVSGIAFSVHPVTQDYNQLIIEAGLGLGEAIVSGQITPDSYVVEKNPRRIIDKNISTQERGLFRASLYPSKVKLGSHAQNEWLDIPKEKGGLQKLSDKQILELSELVLKIEKHYGFPCDIEWAFALGKFYITQSRPITTLAPKPKTPDSKAEKKGETKEAVWVENFSADACGYELVSAFLEFGMWDFQRIIFGKKSPLVISDCFIDCKGIAVAGFYPENQIREIIDRLMNLIYSRPQKIQKNHKESYVINDKYVAYAKKCFSKNFKALTNGQLSKLFIDLIVWQEKAHQHSLGSTWYVDSHGGTFANSVLEKTKALVTLNNSKLNPAEVFTTLTTPEAPSSGLQEELESLGILEKINADKKVKAIFRNLKDYSKIPEELQASMKNAISNHHEKWQWIPFGYMGPAYGVDYYLAVWAGLIRENLDVKKTIEKLRNRPKEIKSKKRELIKELTIPKDLQRIYELAADITFLKGYRKDSSYFGFFVLEKIFREISKRLGLSILETHLLLHTEIRDLLMKNRKADKKEIERRKKHAVIILKDGKLVVLSGEKADEFMKLKKIKKEVFESGADSFKGTCACAGYAKGMVKIVNKPDEMHKMNQGDIMVSHTTFPSLVPAMKKASAIVTEDGGITCHAAIVARELGTPCVTGIKVATQVFKDGDEIEVKADDGIVRRIQKKK; encoded by the coding sequence ATGAAAATTCTTAAGGACTTTAGTAAAATCAACAAAAATGATTCTGCCATCGCTGGGGGAAAGGGGGCATCGCTGGGTGAAATGACATCCGTCTTCGCTAAAGCTACGACGGGACAAGCAAGCTGGTATAATCCGGTTCCACCCGGCTTTGTTTTGCTCGCAAATGCGTTTGAGAGATTCCTGGAGGAGACAGATTTGAATGTTGAAATCGATACTATTCTTCACACAGTTCAACATAGGGAAATTCATACGGTGGATTCGGCGTCGGAGAAGATTCAGGCGCTAGTAAAAGGCGCGAAGATGCCAGAGGACATTGCGAAGGAAATTAAATCGTCATTCAAAAAATTAGGCGCCAAGTTTGTCGCCGTGCGTTCATCGGCGACCGCCGAAGACTCCACGGAAGCGGCATGGGCGGGGCAGTTGGACAGCTACCTGAATACGACGGAGAAAAACGTTCTCGAAAAGGTCCAGCACTGCTGGGCATCACTTTTTACACCGCGCGCGATTTTTTATCGTTTCGAGCTTCACGATAAGAATCGTGGCACGGATCAAACGCGGAACAACACACGGATTCATACGAAACTAGAAAAGGTTTCAGTAGCTGTGGTAATACAGAAGATGGTTGAGTCGGAAGTGTCTGGCATTGCTTTTTCAGTGCACCCGGTAACCCAAGACTACAATCAGCTCATTATTGAGGCTGGTCTTGGACTCGGTGAAGCAATCGTTTCCGGCCAAATAACACCCGATTCCTACGTCGTCGAAAAAAATCCCCGCCGCATCATCGACAAAAACATCTCGACCCAAGAGCGCGGTTTATTCCGAGCTTCACTTTATCCAAGTAAAGTGAAGCTTGGTAGCCATGCCCAAAACGAGTGGCTTGATATTCCAAAAGAAAAAGGTGGCTTACAAAAACTTTCGGACAAACAAATTCTCGAGCTTTCCGAGCTTGTCCTCAAAATAGAAAAACACTATGGCTTCCCCTGCGACATCGAATGGGCGTTCGCACTCGGCAAATTCTACATCACCCAGTCCCGCCCGATTACGACTCTCGCCCCTAAACCGAAAACTCCCGATTCAAAGGCGGAGAAAAAAGGCGAGACGAAGGAGGCAGTGTGGGTGGAAAATTTCTCTGCGGACGCCTGCGGTTACGAGCTTGTTTCTGCCTTTTTGGAATTTGGTATGTGGGACTTTCAGAGGATTATTTTTGGAAAAAAATCTCCTCTTGTTATTAGCGACTGTTTTATTGATTGCAAGGGCATTGCAGTTGCGGGTTTCTACCCAGAAAATCAAATTCGAGAAATTATAGATCGCCTCATGAATCTCATCTACTCTCGTCCTCAAAAAATCCAAAAAAATCATAAAGAGTCATACGTTATTAACGACAAGTACGTGGCATATGCCAAAAAATGTTTTTCAAAAAACTTTAAAGCTCTGACCAATGGGCAATTATCAAAACTCTTCATCGATCTTATCGTCTGGCAGGAGAAAGCTCATCAGCATTCTCTTGGGAGCACTTGGTATGTTGATTCCCACGGAGGCACGTTCGCAAACTCGGTGCTTGAAAAAACGAAAGCTTTGGTCACATTGAATAACTCAAAACTGAACCCCGCGGAAGTCTTCACAACGCTGACCACACCAGAGGCACCGAGCTCGGGACTTCAGGAAGAGCTCGAATCGCTTGGAATTTTAGAAAAGATCAACGCCGATAAAAAGGTAAAAGCAATTTTCCGAAATCTCAAGGATTATTCAAAAATACCCGAGGAGCTTCAAGCATCCATGAAAAATGCCATTTCCAATCATCATGAGAAATGGCAATGGATTCCGTTTGGATACATGGGACCCGCGTACGGAGTGGATTATTATCTTGCCGTCTGGGCGGGTCTTATCCGGGAAAATCTTGATGTCAAGAAAACAATCGAGAAGCTAAGAAATCGACCGAAAGAAATCAAATCAAAAAAAAGAGAGCTTATAAAAGAACTCACAATTCCAAAAGATTTACAAAGGATCTATGAGCTTGCCGCGGATATCACATTTCTTAAGGGATATAGGAAGGATTCCTCTTATTTCGGCTTTTTTGTATTGGAAAAAATATTCAGAGAAATAAGCAAACGACTAGGCTTGAGCATTCTTGAGACCCATTTACTCCTACATACGGAGATTAGAGATTTATTGATGAAAAACAGGAAAGCGGATAAGAAGGAAATCGAAAGGCGGAAAAAACATGCAGTCATTATTTTGAAAGACGGAAAGCTTGTCGTTCTCTCGGGAGAAAAAGCGGATGAATTCATGAAACTGAAAAAAATTAAAAAGGAGGTCTTTGAGTCCGGAGCCGATTCATTCAAAGGTACCTGCGCTTGTGCCGGATACGCAAAGGGGATGGTAAAAATTGTTAATAAACCCGATGAAATGCATAAAATGAACCAGGGAGATATCATGGTTTCTCACACGACATTTCCTTCGCTTGTTCCCGCGATGAAGAAAGCTTCCGCCATTGTTACTGAAGATGGGGGAATCACATGCCACGCGGCAATTGTTGCGCGAGAGCTCGGGACTCCTTGTGTAACAGGCATCAAAGTGGCAACACAAGTTTTTAAAGATGGAGACGAAATAGAGGTCAAGGCCGATGACGGTATAGTAAGAAGAATTCAAAAAAAGAAATAA